The proteins below come from a single Stomoxys calcitrans chromosome 1, idStoCalc2.1, whole genome shotgun sequence genomic window:
- the LOC106094764 gene encoding uncharacterized protein LOC106094764 yields MEKGKFIGVVKKYPILFDPLHEDYKNIAKKDRIWSKIARDFYTDADDLKKKWKSLRDTYAKYIKRVNSETAPKEWIWAEHMKFFRPYLFVNNQSLKDDSYSNYPGSDEYEDLNSDSNIPVVVQENEYIISENDFMDGDNEVVFMEEPPESPNIVEATIKTESSDFNITQPRSLKRTFSLAQDTTLPEHYKEKKLKAVFDEVECLLLAHAKTIKRFSAKRQAITKYKIAQVILEQELLHVQEHPNHHFESKRERYQSGSSVYSHGD; encoded by the exons ATGGAAAAAGGCAAATTCATAGGCGTGGTTAAAAAATATCCAATTCTATTTGACCCATTGCACGAGGACTACAAGAACATTGCCAAAAAAGACAGAATATGGAGTAAAATTGCCAGAGATTTTTACACCGATG CTGATGActtaaaaaagaaatggaaaagcCTTCGTGACACATACGCAAAATATATTAAACGCGTAAATTCCGAAACAGCACCAAAGGAATGGATATGGGCCGAGCACATGAAATTCTTTAGACCTTATTTGTTTGTAAACAATCAATCACTCAAGGATGACAGCTATTCAAACTATCCAGGAAGTGATGAATATGAGGATCTTAACTCAGATTCGAACATACCCGTTGTGGTGCAGGAAAACGAATATATAATTTCAGAAAATGACTTCATGGACGGTGACAACGAGGTGGTGTTTATGGAGGAACCACCGGAATCGCCAAACATAGTCGAAGCAACGATCAAGACAGAGTCCTCAGATTTTAACATAACTCAGCCCAGATCTCTGAAAAGAACATTTAGCTTGGCGCAAGATACCACCCTGCCTGAACACTACAAGGAGAAAAAGTTGAAAGCAGTATTCGACGAAGTCGAATGCCTGCTCTTAGCCCATGCAAAGACCATCAAGAGATTCTCAGCAAAACGTCAAGCAATTACCAAATACAAAATAGCTCAAGTAATTTTGGAGCAGGAGTTATTACATGTTCAAGAACATCCCAATCATCATTTTGAATCAAAGAGAGAAAGATACCAAAGCGGTTCTAGTGTTTATTCTCACGGTGATTAA
- the LOC131996763 gene encoding uncharacterized protein LOC131996763: protein MPNTPVASTSQQTKRKIGETSPENNNMAKKPVGSMEVSELMEIMKFTMNNILEEKIKNLPTKQDMEDVKAGISFATSEIANLKTENIQLKQEVELLKNKLEESDRNVAWLEHQIQNTKLVFKNISKDKPALNIVKQICNDMLNINPPIASARTLYERNGLQTVIAEFPNENAVVEVLKNTKALAGSAISIERDLNPRRQRNKIAMLLIRKSILEESRKHKIVVRDDKLNINNKWFYWNSERKLMCGREEGESEFEIIILIETHITAQKRSQTEKYFPEYEIYWVDAIKINRFGRAIGGVFVGVKKSLNKAGIKHTFILNQTLCGLQIITENFQLLIVPLYIRGSHWIREFALAKLFMEEMKCENLIVLGDINVRIGESQQGIVDLYRDSFHACTGPRKSKDKELNTNGRRYIDYCNEHNLVILNGQTLGDEDGNFTYLSNTGTSVNDICSVSINMLQYVESFKVVDKIWSDHLPITLNLKLNNTVVPQNRLNLLPKLHWKDSHKLQYQENLTANLSLQLMSNNITCLKHMTNTIVASAVQQNKAQQYVPQKKWFNDRCYWARRKTFEILSKFRKSSSETDRQAYLSAKKRYKDICEVSKRMYYANISEKLNNTSNAKEWWSLVRELNGQDFRISHTLSAEILRTHFMELLRQEQSSLRVHYAPALIVNDILDKDITLEEIKYTLAKTKPNKAPGEDRIPYEFYSNATDEFLTQLAAIFNKIYTEGKIEEEFQKTVIFPIHKKGRLDDASNYRGISFMNSVAKIFMGVLNDRLGQWVEENNILVEFQAGFRKNYSTVDNIYNLASMVNIKLAEKKKVYAFFVDFRAAFDKISRNLLFYKLNQIGISFKFIKMIEAVYQNTQSAVWTGEELSGYFDTESGVKQGCLLSPLLFSLYINDLSDALEGGVDIEGINIKTLLYADDIVILAEDSTTLQQMIANLEEFCKKWSLIVNTEKSKIMVFRNGGRLSQQDKWFFHAEPLEVVSEYKYLGVVLTPKMKFLKHIQSRTTQAKSAIKATWKNFLKKDEISLQDKWNLYMAVCRSVQSYAAQVWGYEYFEEVDQLQRFFLKTVLNLPDSTPNYALYMETDLQESHLYTLGLHLKYISSTLYRYKRDRLPHKLTLIMVQKQIFWVKALNDILNELDMQPLVGNITQGEWNSMTNSIIDSLSQANKQRLLQKALQSRSRFYKNLDFTRGCLYLNGEYKVKDITWIFKARADLIYLNANQRGLNLVDNDLCTLCNLRERETIYHFLAVCPILRSQRMLFFHRPTLTEPELISILDGREVADWDNLIKYTKNALQYRKLILTEYA from the exons ATGCCTAACACACCTGTTGCAAGCACATCCCAACAAACAAAGCGTAAGATAGGCGAAACATCACCAGAAAATAATAACATGGCAAAGAAACCTGTTGGTAGTATGGAGGTCAGTGAACTTATGGAAATTATGAAATTCACTATGAATAATATACTTGAAGAGAAAATTAAGAATCTGCCCACCAAACAAGATATGGAAGATGTTAAAGCCGGTATATCATTTGCAACTTCTGAAATTGCCAATCTGAAGACTGAAAATATTCAGTTAAAACAGGAAGTGGAATTGCTCAAGAACAAACTGGAAGAAAGCGACAGGAATGTGGCATGGTTGGAGCATCAAATACAAAACACAAagcttgtctttaaaaatatttcaaaagatAAGCCTGCTCTGAATATAGTCAAACAGATATGTAATGACATGCTAAACATCAACCCCCCTATAGCTTCGGCAAGAACCCTTTATGAACGAAACGGATTGCAAACTGTAATAGCCGAGTTCCCAAATGAAAATGCAGTAGTTGAGGTTCTGAAAAATACTAAAGCTTTAGCAGGGTCTGCAATCTCAATTGAAAGAGATCTGAACCCTAGAAGGCAGAGAAACAAGATAGCTATGCTGCTCATAAGAAAGTCAATTCTCGAAGAATcaagaaaacataaaatcgTAGTTAGAGATGATAAATTAAACATCAATAACAAGTGGTTCTATTGGAACAGCGAAAGAAAATTAATGTGTGGGCGAGAAGAGGGGGAGTCC GAGTTTGAAATCATTATCCTCATAGAAACACATATCACAGCACAAAAAAGATCTCAAACCGAAAAATACTTCCCCGAGTATGAAATATATTGGGTAGATgccataaaaataaatagatttGGTCGTGCTATCGGCGGAGTATTCGTAGGagtgaaaaaatctttaaataaagCAGGCATAAAGCATACATTTATTCTTAATCAGACACTCTGTGGATTACAGATTATAacagaaaattttcaactgttgATAGTTCCACTCTATATAAGGGGCTCACACTGGATACGAGAGTTTGCCCTAGCAAAATTGTTCATGGAAGAAATGAAATGCGAAAACCTTATAGTGCTAGGTGATATAAACGTTAGAATAGGCGAATCACAACAAGGCATTGTTGATCTATATAGAGATTCGTTCCACGCATGTACTGGGCCGAGAAAGTCTAAAGATAAAGAATTAAATACGAATGGACGAAGGTATATCGACTACTGCAATGAACATAACCTGGTAATTCTAAATGGCCAAACATTAGGAGATGAGGACGGTAATTTTACATATTTGAGCAACACCGGAACCTCAGTAAATGATATATGCTCAGTATCCATAAACATGCTTCAATATGTGGAAAGCTTCAAGGTGGTAGACAAAATCTGGTCAGATCATTTGCCAATAACTCTTAACCTAAAGCTAAACAACACAGTAGTCCCACAAAATAGGCTCAATTTACTACCGAAGCTGCATTGGAAAGATAGTCATAAATTGCAATACCAGGAAAACCTCACCGCTAATCTGAGCTTACAATTAATGTCCAACAATATAACATGTCTCAAGCACATGACAAATACAATTGTTGCATCGGCAGTTCAGCAAAACAAAGCGCAGCAGTACGTACCACAGAAAAAGTGGTTTAATGATAGATGCTACTGGGCAAGAAGGAAAACATTTGAAATCTTATCGAAATTTCGGAAATCATCGTCGGAAACAGATAGACAGGCATATTTGAgcgcaaaaaaaagatataaggacATTTGCGAAGTATCTAAAAGAATGTACTACGCCAATATCTCTGAGAAACTAAATAATACATCGAATGCAAAAGAATGGTGGAGTTTAGTAAGAGAGTTAAATGGCCAGGACTTTCGTATCAGTCATACTTTATCCGCAGAGATACTTAGAACCCATTTTATGGAACTGCTCAGGCAGGAACAATCGTCTTTGAGAGTTCATTACGCACCTGCACTGATCGTAAACGACATTCTAGATAAAGACATAACATTAGAGGAAATTAAGTATACCCTTGCCAAAACAAAACCGAACAAGGCGCCAGGTGAAGACCGAATTCCCTATGAATTCTATTCAAATGCTACTGATGAATTCCTGACCCAGCTTGCAgcaattttcaacaagatctacACCGAGGgcaaaattgaggaagaattTCAGAAAACAGTTATATTCCCTATTCATAAAAAAGGCAGACTCGATGATGCATCGAATTATAGAGGTATATCCTTTATGAATTCCGTGGCTAAAATATTCATGGGTGTACTAAATGATAGACTGGGACAATGGGTTGAAGAAAACAATATATTGGTTGAATTCCAGGCAGGTTTTCGAAAAAACTATTCTACGGTggacaatatatataatttagctTCGATGGTCAATATCAAGCTGGCGGAAAAGAAGAAGGTTTACGcgttttttgtagattttcgagcggcatttgacaaaatttcacgaaactTACTTTTCTACAAATTAAATCAGATTGGCATCTCTTTCAAATTTATAAAGATGATAGAAGCTGTCTATCAAAACACTCAGTCAGCAGTGTGGACTGGAGAAGAGCTGTCTGGTTATTTTGATACAGAATCTGGTGTAAAACAAGGGTGCTTACTATCGCCATTATTATTTTCTCTTTAtataaacgacttaagcgatgcACTGGAAGGAGGTGTAGATATAGAAGGCATAAACATAAAAACCCTGCTGTATGCTGACGACATAGTAATTTTAGCGGAGGATTCAACTACCCTGCAACAAATGATAGCAAACTTggaagaattttgtaaaaaatggaGCTTAATAGTCAACACTGAGAAGTCTAAAATCATGGTATTCCGAAACGGGGGAAGACTATCACAGCAGGATAAATGGTTCTTCCATGCAGAACCATTAGAAGTGGTATCAGAATATAAGTACTTAGGGGTGGTACTAACGCCCAAAATGAAGTTCTTGAAGCATATTCAGTCCCGGACAACACAAGCTAAAAGTGCTATAAAAGCAACATGGAAAAACTTCTTAAAGAAAGACGAAATATCCCTGCAAGATAAATGGAACTTGTACATGGCGGTTTGCAGATCGGTACAGTCGTATGCAGCGCAGGTCTGGGGCTATGAATATTTTGAAGAAGTTGACCAATTGCagcgttttttcttaaaaactgtTCTTAATTTGCCAGACTCTACACCAAATTATGCTCTCTATATGGAAACAGACTTACAAGAAAGTCATTTATACACACTGGGACTGCATTTGAAGTATATATCTAGTACGTTGTACAGATATAAAAGGGATAGACTGCCGCATAAACTTACACTTATAATGGTCcagaaacaaatattttggGTGAAAGCTTTAAACGACATTCTAAATGAGCTGGATATGCAACCATTGGTTGGAAATATAACGCAAGGTGAATGGAACAGTATGACTAATTCCATCATAGATTCACTATCGCAAGCTAACAAGCAAAGATTGCTGCAGAAAGCTTTACAAAGCAGGTCACGGTTTTATAAAAACCTGGATTTCACAAGAGGGTGTTTGTACCTAAATGGCGAATATAAAGTTAAGGACATTACGTGGATATTTAAAGCACGGGCCGATTTGATATACCTCAATGCTAATCAAAGAGGCTTAAATTTGGTTGACAACGATTTGTGCACGCTATGCAATTTGAGGGAGAGAGAGACAATATACCATTTTCTTGCCGTATGTCCCATACTAAGAAGCCAACGCATGCTTTTCTTTCACAGGCCGACGCTGACAGAACCTGAATTAATTAGCATCTTAGATGGAAGAGAGGTAGCAGACTGGGATAATCTTATAAAATATACCAAAAATGCCTTACAATACCGAAAGCTAATATTAACCGAGTACGCCTAA